The following proteins are co-located in the Tardibacter chloracetimidivorans genome:
- the infB gene encoding translation initiation factor IF-2 — translation MNDDNKPKLGMRAPLGIKRTVETGKVKQSFSHGRSKSVVVEVKRRRVIGKPGEGGAAETDSQVVEVEAPQPVASTPAPVEADTAPATAAAPAPAPAAPKRPAPPQRAPQPPRNDLLSRQELQAKLLREAEEARMRALEEARRREDLERNRNQDEERRRAEENRRAEEQARTAGETEAEPQEAAAAPEANVVEAPAQGRGAPAAADMDDERPAVRRPGAAPAARRPEAPKPARPRTDDRRQSGKLTVTRALDDGEGARARSLAALKRAREKDKRSHMGGQPQVKQVRDVNVPEAITVQELANRMAERGADLVKALFKMGMPVTVNQTIDQDTAELLVTEFGHNIRRIAESDIEIGVVGDADAEADLQPRPPVVTIMGHVDHGKTSLLDALRGTDVVAGEAGGITQHIGAYQVTLKSGDKITLLDTPGHEAFTEMRARGANITDIVVLVVAADDGLMPQTIEAINHTKAAGVPMIVAINKIDKPGANPQKIREVLLQYDVQVEQMGGDVQDVEVSALKKLGLDDLTDKILLQAELLELKANPERPAEGTVVEAKLDKGRGPVATVLVGRGTLRVGDIFVVGAESGKVRALIDDKGRQVKEAGPSVPVEVLGLSGVPGAGDPLSVVESEARAREVAAYRQSVAQRKRTTQAPANLETMFSALKANAVKEFPLVIKADVQGSVEAIVSAVNKISTDEIRARVLHSGVGGITESDVTLAAASKAPIIGFGVRANAKAREIANRDGVALKYYDIIYDLIDEIRAAMAGQLGPELLENVVGRAEVREVFQAGKHGKAAGVLVVEGQIRRNLKARVMRDDVIIYTGSIASLRRFKDDVNEVRAGLECGIGLENSHDIKVGDVIETFEIEERARTL, via the coding sequence ATGAACGACGACAACAAGCCTAAGCTCGGCATGCGGGCGCCGCTCGGTATCAAGCGGACCGTGGAAACGGGCAAGGTCAAGCAGAGCTTCAGCCATGGCCGGTCCAAATCGGTTGTGGTCGAGGTGAAGCGCCGCCGCGTGATCGGAAAGCCCGGCGAGGGCGGAGCGGCCGAGACCGACAGCCAGGTTGTCGAGGTCGAAGCGCCGCAGCCAGTCGCCAGCACTCCCGCGCCCGTGGAGGCCGATACCGCTCCGGCTACCGCCGCTGCGCCAGCCCCGGCTCCGGCCGCGCCAAAGCGCCCGGCGCCCCCCCAGCGCGCGCCGCAGCCTCCGCGCAACGACCTGCTCTCCCGCCAGGAGCTTCAGGCGAAGCTGCTGCGCGAAGCCGAAGAGGCGCGCATGCGGGCGCTTGAGGAAGCGCGCCGCCGCGAGGATCTGGAGCGCAACCGCAATCAGGACGAGGAGCGCCGCCGGGCCGAGGAAAACCGTCGCGCCGAAGAACAGGCCCGCACCGCCGGCGAAACGGAGGCAGAGCCGCAGGAGGCCGCCGCCGCGCCCGAGGCGAACGTCGTCGAAGCTCCGGCGCAAGGTCGCGGTGCGCCAGCGGCCGCGGACATGGACGATGAGCGTCCTGCGGTGCGTCGCCCCGGCGCGGCTCCGGCCGCCCGCCGTCCGGAAGCGCCCAAGCCCGCGCGTCCCCGCACCGACGATCGCCGCCAGTCCGGCAAGCTGACCGTCACCCGCGCGCTGGACGATGGCGAGGGCGCCCGCGCCCGCTCGCTTGCCGCGCTGAAGCGTGCCCGCGAAAAGGACAAGCGGTCGCACATGGGCGGGCAGCCGCAGGTCAAACAGGTGCGCGACGTCAACGTGCCCGAGGCGATCACCGTTCAGGAACTGGCCAACCGTATGGCCGAACGCGGCGCGGATTTGGTGAAGGCGCTGTTCAAGATGGGCATGCCCGTCACCGTCAACCAGACGATCGACCAGGACACGGCGGAACTGCTGGTGACGGAGTTCGGCCACAATATCCGCCGTATCGCTGAATCCGACATCGAGATCGGCGTGGTCGGCGATGCCGACGCCGAGGCCGATCTGCAGCCGCGTCCGCCGGTGGTCACGATCATGGGCCATGTCGATCACGGCAAGACGTCGCTGCTCGACGCCTTGCGCGGCACCGATGTCGTCGCAGGCGAAGCGGGCGGCATCACCCAGCATATCGGCGCCTATCAGGTAACGCTGAAATCGGGCGACAAGATCACCCTGCTGGACACGCCCGGCCACGAGGCCTTCACCGAAATGCGCGCGCGCGGCGCGAACATCACCGATATCGTGGTGCTCGTGGTCGCGGCCGACGACGGGCTGATGCCGCAGACGATCGAGGCGATCAACCACACCAAGGCGGCGGGCGTGCCGATGATCGTCGCCATCAACAAGATCGACAAGCCGGGCGCGAATCCGCAGAAGATACGTGAGGTGCTGCTGCAGTATGACGTGCAGGTCGAGCAGATGGGCGGCGACGTGCAGGACGTCGAGGTTTCCGCGCTGAAGAAGCTGGGCCTTGACGACCTGACGGACAAGATCCTGCTCCAGGCCGAGCTGCTGGAGCTGAAGGCCAATCCGGAACGTCCGGCCGAAGGCACGGTTGTAGAAGCCAAGCTGGACAAGGGACGCGGCCCCGTGGCCACTGTGCTGGTCGGCCGTGGAACGCTGCGTGTGGGCGACATCTTCGTCGTGGGCGCGGAAAGCGGCAAGGTCCGCGCGCTGATCGACGACAAGGGACGCCAGGTGAAAGAGGCGGGGCCTTCGGTCCCGGTCGAGGTGCTTGGCCTATCGGGTGTGCCCGGCGCGGGCGATCCCCTGTCGGTCGTCGAAAGCGAGGCCCGTGCGCGCGAAGTCGCGGCCTATCGCCAGTCCGTCGCCCAGCGCAAGCGGACGACCCAGGCTCCGGCCAACCTCGAGACGATGTTCTCGGCGCTGAAGGCCAATGCCGTGAAGGAGTTCCCGCTGGTCATCAAGGCCGATGTGCAGGGTTCCGTCGAGGCGATTGTCAGCGCGGTGAACAAGATCTCGACCGACGAGATACGCGCCCGCGTCCTGCATTCGGGCGTCGGCGGCATCACGGAATCGGACGTGACGCTGGCGGCCGCATCGAAAGCGCCGATCATCGGCTTTGGCGTTCGCGCCAACGCCAAGGCGCGCGAGATCGCCAACCGCGATGGCGTGGCGCTGAAATATTACGACATCATCTATGATCTGATCGACGAAATCCGGGCGGCCATGGCGGGCCAGCTTGGTCCCGAGCTGCTCGAAAATGTCGTCGGCCGGGCCGAAGTGCGCGAAGTCTTCCAGGCCGGAAAGCATGGCAAGGCGGCGGGCGTGCTGGTGGTGGAAGGCCAGATCCGGCGCAACCTCAAGGCGCGGGTCATGCGGGACGATGTCATCATCTACACCGGGTCGATCGCATCGCTGCGGCGCTTCAAGGACGACGTCAACGAAGTGCGCGCCGGTCTGGAATGCGGCATCGGGCTTGAGAACTCGCACGACATCAAGGTCGGTGACGTGATCGAGACGTTCGAGATCGAGGAACGCGCGCGGACGCTTTGA
- a CDS encoding DUF1428 domain-containing protein, whose amino-acid sequence MAYVDGFVIPVPADKKEDYRKVAEAAAPVFLDHGALHVVECWGDDLPKGKETDFFMAVKAKEDENVVFSWIIWPSKEARDAGNKAAMADPRLANMGPDSMPFDGKRMFYGGFVPIVDRSKEG is encoded by the coding sequence ATGGCTTATGTGGACGGATTCGTCATTCCGGTGCCCGCCGACAAGAAGGAAGATTATCGCAAAGTCGCAGAAGCGGCCGCGCCGGTCTTCCTCGATCATGGTGCGCTGCATGTGGTGGAGTGCTGGGGTGACGATCTCCCCAAGGGCAAGGAGACCGATTTCTTCATGGCCGTGAAGGCGAAGGAGGACGAAAATGTCGTCTTCTCCTGGATCATCTGGCCGTCGAAGGAAGCGCGGGACGCAGGCAACAAGGCGGCGATGGCGGACCCGCGTCTGGCGAACATGGGACCGGATTCCATGCCCTTTGACGGCAAGCGCATGTTCTATGGCGGCTTTGTTCCGATCGTCGACCGGTCGAAGGAGGGCTGA
- a CDS encoding DUF983 domain-containing protein, protein MTDLHSFTADARDTRRAMLLGLKSRCPSCGEARLFARYLKPVDACPACGQDWTHQRADDLPAYLVILFLGHLIVPLVVEVNRWVAPSATFQMVLWPSLTAILALLLLQPVKGAVIGLQWAKYMHGFGAPKAGTHRSD, encoded by the coding sequence ATGACCGATCTTCACAGCTTTACCGCCGACGCCCGGGACACACGCCGGGCGATGTTGCTGGGACTGAAATCCCGCTGCCCTAGTTGCGGCGAGGCAAGGCTGTTCGCGCGCTATCTGAAGCCGGTCGATGCATGCCCGGCCTGCGGGCAGGACTGGACGCACCAGCGGGCAGACGACCTGCCCGCCTATCTGGTGATACTCTTTCTCGGCCATCTGATCGTGCCGCTGGTGGTGGAGGTGAACCGCTGGGTCGCGCCGTCCGCGACCTTCCAGATGGTGCTATGGCCTTCGCTTACGGCCATTCTGGCGCTGCTGCTGCTCCAGCCTGTGAAGGGCGCCGTGATCGGCCTGCAATGGGCGAAATACATGCACGGCTTTGGCGCGCCGAAAGCCGGGACCCACCGGAGCGATTAG
- the truB gene encoding tRNA pseudouridine(55) synthase TruB, whose protein sequence is MNGWIILDKPIGISSSQAVGAVKRILRQNDYGRLKLGHGGTLDPLATGVLPIALGEATKLTGRLLNGDKSYDFTIGFGAETDTLDAEGRIVAASDVRPTLADVEAVLPRFTGPIEQMPPAFSALKVDGRRAYDLARAGESVALEARTISIYDLSVRPERTGRLDAITLSVRCSKGTYVRSLARDIAHALGAVGHVTMLRRTGAGPFTLEGAIPLDRLEEIGQGRALEQILLPMMAGLDDIPALALSPDQAGRLRKGQQLVGIAANHGLHVATDGSVPVALVEVSGHGVRVVRGFNL, encoded by the coding sequence ATGAACGGATGGATCATCCTCGACAAGCCCATCGGGATCAGCTCCTCGCAGGCGGTGGGCGCGGTAAAGCGCATCCTGCGCCAGAACGACTATGGCCGTCTGAAGCTGGGGCATGGCGGGACGCTCGATCCGCTTGCGACGGGCGTTCTGCCGATCGCCCTGGGCGAGGCGACGAAGCTGACCGGCCGGCTGCTGAACGGCGACAAATCCTATGATTTCACCATAGGCTTCGGAGCGGAGACGGATACGCTGGACGCCGAGGGACGCATCGTCGCGGCATCGGACGTCCGCCCCACCCTGGCCGATGTGGAAGCAGTTCTGCCGCGCTTCACCGGGCCGATCGAGCAGATGCCGCCCGCCTTTTCGGCACTGAAGGTGGATGGCCGCCGCGCCTATGACCTCGCGCGGGCGGGGGAGTCGGTGGCGTTGGAGGCGCGGACCATTTCCATATATGATCTTTCCGTTCGTCCCGAGCGAACGGGCCGATTGGACGCAATCACCCTCTCGGTCCGTTGCTCCAAGGGCACCTATGTTCGCAGCCTGGCGCGCGACATTGCACATGCGCTTGGCGCGGTTGGCCATGTGACGATGCTGCGGCGTACAGGGGCAGGGCCGTTCACCCTGGAAGGGGCGATTCCGCTGGACAGGCTGGAGGAAATCGGGCAAGGCCGCGCGCTTGAACAGATACTCTTGCCGATGATGGCAGGGCTGGACGACATCCCGGCTCTTGCCCTCAGTCCCGATCAGGCAGGGCGGCTCCGCAAGGGGCAGCAGTTGGTCGGGATCGCTGCAAACCATGGCCTTCATGTCGCGACCGACGGATCTGTTCCGGTCGCACTGGTGGAGGTTTCCGGGCACGGGGTCCGGGTGGTTCGCGGCTTCAACCTTTGA
- a CDS encoding CDP-glycerol glycerophosphotransferase family protein — MFFQHQAQHFQWKLYTKVSNDHKRRAGWKGGSYVARNQPGIGRASAAKKTVGFLLLGGMHHILHLVPAAASLSSGIEALVFVTSEEEASACRSLLSKLGKANVQVITLKLPSWLGFVGKLNAKWADLKVPILLSHRKRFRSLSALVVAERTSTLLKRIPGPKPFLIHIPHGAGDRAKGFEPRIKLFDHVIVAGEKDKDRMIKEGVVTASTCSVSGYIKAAAVHKISPNLPKLFDNNRDTVIYNPHFDEKLSSWWKYGKDIISYFKSQDKFNLIFAPHIRIVERLSREDICFIRSLSEDENILADLTSDRLFDMTYTRSADIYVGDVSSQVYEFIYEPRPCVFILPERVDYRQSPDYAHCRFGDVTFTPTDFFHALEISKQKHSAYKDAQQKGAREALGEISTASLDRAAAIITDLVCKSTH; from the coding sequence ATGTTCTTCCAGCATCAGGCGCAGCATTTCCAGTGGAAACTCTATACAAAAGTCAGCAATGATCATAAGCGCCGGGCCGGTTGGAAAGGCGGGAGTTACGTGGCGAGGAATCAACCCGGCATCGGGCGGGCAAGCGCAGCGAAGAAGACCGTTGGATTCCTTCTTTTAGGAGGCATGCATCATATTCTTCACTTGGTGCCAGCCGCCGCATCATTATCCTCCGGTATCGAAGCTTTAGTATTCGTCACGTCGGAGGAGGAAGCGTCGGCCTGTCGGAGCCTTTTGTCCAAACTAGGCAAAGCCAACGTTCAGGTTATTACGCTTAAGCTACCTTCGTGGCTAGGATTTGTTGGGAAACTAAACGCGAAATGGGCCGATCTAAAGGTGCCCATCCTGCTCAGTCACAGGAAGCGCTTCCGATCTTTGTCTGCCCTCGTCGTGGCAGAGCGAACCTCGACGTTATTGAAACGAATTCCTGGTCCTAAACCCTTTTTAATTCATATTCCCCATGGCGCTGGCGATAGAGCGAAAGGTTTCGAACCGCGTATCAAGCTATTTGATCATGTCATCGTGGCAGGCGAAAAAGATAAAGACCGAATGATCAAGGAGGGGGTCGTCACTGCTTCCACATGCAGCGTGTCGGGCTATATCAAGGCCGCTGCGGTTCACAAAATCAGTCCGAATTTACCCAAGCTCTTCGATAACAATCGAGACACTGTGATTTACAACCCTCATTTCGACGAAAAACTGTCTTCATGGTGGAAATATGGAAAAGATATTATTTCCTACTTTAAATCTCAAGATAAGTTCAATTTGATTTTCGCTCCACACATTCGGATCGTGGAACGTCTTTCGAGAGAAGACATATGTTTCATAAGATCGTTGTCCGAAGACGAAAACATATTGGCTGATCTAACAAGTGATCGTTTATTTGACATGACGTATACGCGATCTGCTGATATATATGTAGGCGACGTAAGTAGCCAGGTTTACGAATTTATTTACGAGCCGAGGCCATGTGTTTTCATTTTACCTGAAAGAGTCGACTATCGGCAAAGCCCTGACTACGCACATTGCAGGTTCGGGGATGTAACATTCACACCAACCGATTTTTTCCACGCATTGGAGATCAGCAAGCAGAAGCACTCTGCCTACAAAGATGCGCAACAGAAGGGCGCGCGTGAAGCCCTGGGGGAGATTTCGACCGCAAGCCTGGACCGCGCAGCAGCAATAATTACTGATTTGGTGTGCAAATCGACGCACTGA
- the rpsO gene encoding 30S ribosomal protein S15 produces MSVTAERKSEIISDNARAEGDTGSPEVQVAILTERIVNLTEHFKTHAKDNHSRRGLLMLVNKRRSLLDYLKRKDANRYNELIAKLGLRK; encoded by the coding sequence ATGTCGGTGACCGCTGAACGTAAATCCGAAATCATTTCCGACAATGCCCGCGCCGAGGGTGACACCGGCAGCCCCGAGGTCCAGGTCGCGATCCTGACCGAGCGCATCGTCAATCTGACCGAGCATTTCAAGACCCACGCGAAGGACAATCACTCGCGCCGCGGCCTGCTGATGCTGGTCAACAAGCGCCGCAGCCTGCTTGATTATCTCAAGCGCAAGGATGCGAACCGCTACAACGAACTTATCGCGAAGCTGGGTCTTCGCAAGTAA
- the rbfA gene encoding 30S ribosome-binding factor RbfA, whose product MRHSHEEEGRSVRLLRVGEQVRHALSDILTRGEVHDDTLASHMVSVTEVRMSPDLRHATVFVKPLLGKDEEAVLKALRTNTAYLQREVAHRVKVKYAAKLKFLADESFDEGTHIDTLLRNPRVARDLGEGEG is encoded by the coding sequence ATGCGCCACAGCCATGAAGAAGAAGGCCGGTCGGTTCGCCTGCTGCGGGTGGGCGAGCAGGTGCGCCACGCCCTGTCGGACATATTGACGCGGGGCGAGGTGCATGACGACACGCTTGCCAGCCATATGGTGTCCGTCACCGAAGTCCGCATGTCGCCGGACCTGCGCCACGCCACCGTCTTCGTGAAGCCGCTGCTCGGCAAGGACGAGGAAGCGGTGCTGAAGGCGCTGAGGACCAACACCGCCTATCTCCAGCGCGAAGTGGCGCATCGGGTGAAGGTGAAATACGCGGCGAAGCTCAAGTTCTTGGCGGATGAAAGCTTCGACGAAGGCACGCATATCGATACGCTTCTCAGAAACCCGCGCGTGGCCCGCGATCTGGGTGAGGGGGAGGGCTGA
- a CDS encoding VOC family protein produces the protein MAVIGTCLWFNDQAEEAARFYTGIFPNSSVGDTSYYPEGTPAPFPPGSVMIVEFTLDGRPFMGLNGGPQFPFSEAISMTVDCADQAEIDHYWDALLADGGQPGPCGWLKDRFGVSWQVFPRALIQMHKTGTPEQANRATAAMMKMSKLDVATLEAAFAGENE, from the coding sequence ATGGCTGTCATCGGCACCTGCCTCTGGTTCAACGACCAGGCGGAAGAAGCGGCCCGGTTCTACACCGGCATTTTCCCCAACTCATCGGTTGGGGACACAAGCTATTATCCCGAAGGAACGCCCGCGCCTTTCCCGCCCGGTTCGGTGATGATCGTCGAGTTCACGCTGGACGGCAGGCCGTTCATGGGGCTGAACGGCGGGCCGCAATTCCCCTTTTCCGAGGCGATCTCCATGACGGTCGATTGCGCGGATCAGGCGGAAATAGACCATTATTGGGACGCTCTGCTGGCCGATGGCGGCCAGCCCGGCCCGTGCGGGTGGCTGAAGGACCGCTTCGGCGTTTCGTGGCAGGTCTTCCCGCGCGCGCTCATTCAGATGCACAAGACCGGCACGCCCGAGCAGGCCAACCGCGCGACGGCGGCGATGATGAAGATGAGCAAGCTTGATGTGGCGACGCTGGAAGCAGCCTTTGCAGGAGAGAATGAATGA
- the pnp gene encoding polyribonucleotide nucleotidyltransferase → MFDIQSQEVMWGGRKLTLETGRIARQADGAVIATYGETVVLCAVTAAKSVKEGQDFFPLTVHYQEKYSAAGRIPGGFFKRERGATEKETLVSRLIDRPVRPLFPEGFYNEINVIAQVLSYDGECEPDMVAMVAASAALTLSGVPFMGPIAAARVGYVDGDYVLNPTNDQVKEGDLDLVVAGTHDAVMMVESEANELSEEVMLGAVMFAHRECQPVIDAIIKLAEKAAKEPWEMAPQADLSAAKKKLEKLIGKDIAAAYKLTNKSARSDALNAARAKAKEAFASESPQDQMAAMKLVKKLEAEIVRTAILKDGRRIDGRNTTQIRPIDAVVQFLPRTHGSAVFTRGETQAICTTTLGTKDAEQMIDGLNGLSYERFLLHYNFPPYSVGEVGRFGAPGRREVGHGKLAWRALRPVLPTAEEFPYTIRVLSDITESNGSSSMATVCGGSLSMMDAGVPLKRPVSGIAMGLILEGKDYAVISDILGDEDHLGDMDFKVAGTEVGITSLQMDIKIAGITEEIMKVALAQANEGRAHILGEMSKALAGTRQEMSAHAPRIETMQIPKDKIREVIGTGGKVIREIVATTGAKVDIDDEGLIKISSSDLTQIEAARNWIHGIVAEPEVGAVYTGKVVSMVDFGAFVNFMGARDGLVHISEIKNERVAKVSEVLTEGQEVKVKVLGIDDRGKVRLSMRLVDQETGEELPDTRPPREEREPRGDRGDRGDRGGRGGSGGGGRDGDRRRDRGDRDRGPRRERSERGSREEGGKDEGPDPEFAPAFLTGDKD, encoded by the coding sequence ATGTTTGATATACAAAGCCAGGAAGTGATGTGGGGCGGCAGGAAGCTGACCCTGGAGACGGGCCGCATTGCCCGTCAGGCCGACGGTGCGGTTATCGCCACCTATGGTGAAACCGTGGTGCTTTGCGCCGTAACCGCCGCCAAGAGCGTGAAGGAAGGGCAGGATTTCTTCCCCCTTACCGTTCATTATCAGGAAAAATATTCGGCCGCCGGGCGCATTCCGGGCGGCTTTTTCAAGCGCGAACGTGGCGCGACCGAAAAGGAAACGCTGGTTTCGCGGCTGATCGACCGGCCGGTGCGTCCGCTGTTTCCGGAAGGTTTCTACAACGAGATCAACGTCATCGCCCAGGTGCTGAGCTATGACGGCGAATGCGAGCCCGACATGGTGGCGATGGTGGCGGCTTCCGCCGCTCTCACCCTGTCCGGCGTGCCCTTCATGGGGCCGATCGCAGCGGCGCGGGTCGGCTATGTCGACGGCGATTATGTGCTGAACCCGACCAACGACCAGGTGAAGGAAGGCGATCTCGATCTGGTCGTCGCCGGCACGCACGACGCCGTGATGATGGTCGAATCCGAAGCCAATGAGCTGTCGGAAGAGGTGATGCTGGGCGCCGTGATGTTCGCCCATCGCGAATGCCAGCCGGTGATCGACGCGATCATCAAGCTTGCCGAAAAGGCCGCCAAGGAGCCGTGGGAAATGGCTCCCCAGGCCGATCTGTCGGCCGCCAAGAAGAAGCTTGAGAAGCTGATCGGCAAGGACATCGCCGCCGCCTACAAGCTGACCAACAAGTCGGCGCGGTCCGATGCACTGAACGCGGCGCGCGCCAAGGCCAAGGAGGCGTTCGCCTCTGAAAGCCCGCAGGACCAGATGGCCGCAATGAAGCTGGTCAAGAAGCTGGAAGCCGAAATCGTCCGCACCGCCATTCTGAAGGACGGCAGGCGGATCGACGGGCGCAACACCACGCAGATCCGTCCGATCGACGCGGTGGTGCAGTTCCTGCCCCGCACGCATGGCTCGGCCGTGTTCACGCGCGGCGAGACGCAGGCGATCTGCACCACCACGCTTGGCACGAAGGACGCCGAGCAGATGATCGACGGCCTTAACGGCCTATCATATGAGCGCTTCCTGCTGCACTACAACTTCCCGCCCTATTCGGTGGGCGAGGTCGGCCGCTTCGGCGCGCCGGGCCGCCGCGAAGTGGGCCATGGCAAGCTTGCGTGGCGCGCGCTGCGCCCGGTGCTGCCGACGGCAGAGGAGTTCCCCTACACGATCCGCGTGCTGTCGGACATCACCGAGTCCAACGGCTCCTCGTCCATGGCGACGGTGTGCGGCGGCTCGCTGTCGATGATGGACGCGGGCGTTCCGCTGAAGCGTCCGGTGTCGGGCATCGCCATGGGCCTTATCCTTGAAGGCAAGGACTATGCCGTCATCTCCGACATCCTTGGCGACGAGGATCACCTCGGCGACATGGACTTCAAGGTTGCAGGCACCGAGGTGGGCATCACCTCGCTCCAGATGGACATCAAGATCGCCGGTATCACCGAAGAGATCATGAAGGTCGCCCTGGCGCAGGCGAACGAGGGCCGCGCACACATCCTCGGCGAGATGAGCAAGGCGCTTGCGGGCACCCGTCAGGAAATGTCGGCGCATGCGCCGCGCATCGAGACGATGCAGATCCCCAAGGACAAGATCCGCGAAGTGATCGGCACCGGAGGCAAGGTGATCCGCGAGATCGTCGCCACCACAGGCGCGAAAGTGGATATCGACGACGAAGGCCTGATCAAGATCTCGTCGTCCGACCTGACGCAGATCGAAGCCGCCCGTAACTGGATTCACGGCATCGTCGCCGAGCCGGAAGTGGGCGCGGTCTACACGGGCAAGGTCGTGTCGATGGTCGATTTCGGCGCATTCGTGAACTTCATGGGTGCGCGTGACGGCCTCGTCCACATCTCCGAAATCAAGAACGAGCGCGTCGCCAAGGTTTCCGAAGTCCTCACCGAAGGGCAGGAAGTAAAGGTGAAGGTGCTTGGCATCGACGATCGCGGCAAGGTGCGCCTGTCGATGCGCCTCGTCGATCAGGAGACGGGCGAGGAACTGCCCGACACCCGCCCGCCGCGCGAGGAGCGCGAACCGCGCGGGGATCGCGGCGACAGGGGTGATCGCGGCGGCCGTGGCGGTAGCGGTGGCGGGGGACGTGACGGCGATCGTCGTCGCGACCGTGGCGACCGTGATCGTGGCCCGCGCCGCGAGCGTAGCGAGCGCGGCAGCCGTGAGGAAGGCGGCAAGGACGAAGGCCCCGATCCGGAGTTCGCGCCGGCGTTCCTGACGGGCGACAAGGACTGA
- a CDS encoding TetR/AcrR family transcriptional regulator encodes MSSREATAKSGNARIRLLDVALRVIREKGYHATTVDELCAAAGVTKGAFFHHFKSKEDVAVQAARHWSEVTGALFASAPYHRHRDPLDRVMAYLDFRRELVAGEVAEFTCLVGTMAQETFLTNPAIRDACFESISGHAETLEADLAEAIEARGLATEMDAKSLALHTQAVLQGAFILAKGKDDAAIAIDSIAHLRRYFELLFNTRPSKEKRQ; translated from the coding sequence ATGTCGAGTCGTGAAGCCACAGCCAAAAGCGGGAACGCCCGCATCCGCCTGCTGGACGTGGCGCTGCGCGTGATCCGCGAAAAGGGCTATCACGCCACCACGGTGGACGAGCTTTGCGCCGCTGCCGGCGTCACCAAGGGCGCGTTCTTCCATCATTTCAAAAGCAAGGAGGATGTGGCGGTTCAGGCTGCGCGGCATTGGTCTGAGGTCACCGGCGCGCTGTTCGCGTCCGCACCATATCACCGGCACCGCGATCCGCTGGATCGGGTCATGGCCTATCTGGATTTTCGCCGCGAGCTGGTGGCGGGAGAGGTGGCGGAGTTCACATGTCTGGTGGGGACAATGGCGCAGGAGACCTTCCTCACCAACCCCGCGATCCGCGACGCCTGCTTTGAAAGCATCTCCGGCCATGCTGAAACGCTGGAGGCCGATCTCGCCGAGGCGATCGAGGCCCGCGGCCTCGCAACCGAAATGGATGCAAAGAGTCTGGCACTCCACACGCAGGCGGTGCTGCAAGGCGCGTTCATTCTCGCCAAGGGCAAGGACGATGCCGCCATTGCGATCGACAGCATCGCCCATTTGCGCCGCTATTTCGAACTGCTGTTCAACACCCGGCCAAGCAAGGAGAAGAGGCAATGA
- a CDS encoding VOC family protein, which translates to MTTENAQLPEGGFPLAPHIVCSGAADAIEFYKKAFGATEMMRIPGPDGRLMHGAVLINGAMVMLVDEMPEHGTLSPKKLGGTPVVIHLTVPDVDAFVDKAVTAGAELKMPPQDMFWGDRYGQVEDPFGHLWSIATPLRGPMSEEELKAAAQDAMCGAQPQ; encoded by the coding sequence ATGACGACCGAGAATGCACAGCTGCCGGAAGGCGGCTTCCCGCTTGCTCCGCACATCGTCTGCTCGGGCGCAGCGGATGCGATAGAGTTCTACAAGAAGGCGTTCGGCGCAACCGAGATGATGCGGATCCCCGGTCCCGACGGCCGGTTGATGCACGGCGCGGTGCTGATCAACGGCGCAATGGTGATGCTGGTCGATGAAATGCCGGAACATGGCACCTTGTCGCCGAAAAAGCTGGGCGGAACTCCCGTGGTGATCCACCTGACGGTGCCTGATGTCGACGCCTTCGTCGATAAGGCCGTGACGGCGGGCGCGGAGCTGAAGATGCCGCCACAGGACATGTTCTGGGGCGATCGTTACGGGCAGGTCGAAGACCCGTTCGGACACCTCTGGTCGATCGCGACGCCGCTGCGCGGCCCGATGAGCGAGGAGGAACTGAAGGCGGCGGCGCAGGACGCCATGTGCGGCGCGCAGCCGCAGTGA